A window of the Candidatus Nitrosotalea okcheonensis genome harbors these coding sequences:
- a CDS encoding TrmB family transcriptional regulator, with the protein MNLHMVKGQDLAVSLEEFGLSKYEAQAYVTLITKGTISAGELAYYSNLPRTKVYPTLLKLERKKIAIISKSKPIMCTAIAPEDAFDEIIQEQINRVNAMNSLITKLKQLSEDSKKARGSEEQRYFHLAANYVFKQLQTMIEGSKTSIHIVIDSWGLNLLSQCKEVLLHALRKDIDIKMVIPTSLVCSETFYGLPAGIKIKTSDSTQNVFTFDDSEILMINSNNGKGAIFHSNDVLGTNQIKSFDQIWKNGIKISNLGDMTKSDAQEILRAIQLVTQNGLGYVLNSMINSKNKALDILNFLNKNGIDLESKTFDEITSLVNSTLDITCSGRLRYESNANHFVIESKMNSGHSIPWALLLEGYLNKKGVKTKMIYNDHVHNGERIHIKVDSKISMSP; encoded by the coding sequence ATGAACCTACACATGGTCAAAGGTCAAGATCTAGCTGTAAGCCTTGAGGAATTCGGGCTGAGTAAATATGAAGCCCAAGCCTATGTCACCTTAATCACAAAGGGTACAATTTCTGCCGGGGAGCTTGCATACTATTCCAACCTACCAAGAACCAAAGTCTATCCAACCCTGTTAAAACTTGAACGAAAAAAGATTGCAATCATATCAAAAAGTAAACCAATCATGTGTACTGCAATTGCACCAGAAGACGCTTTTGATGAAATTATCCAGGAGCAAATTAATCGTGTAAATGCCATGAACAGTCTCATTACAAAGTTAAAGCAACTAAGCGAAGATAGTAAAAAAGCAAGAGGTTCGGAAGAGCAGCGATATTTCCATCTGGCTGCAAACTATGTATTCAAACAGCTGCAAACAATGATAGAAGGCTCCAAGACATCTATACATATTGTGATTGATTCATGGGGGCTGAATCTGTTGTCACAATGTAAAGAAGTTCTTCTGCATGCATTGCGAAAAGATATTGACATCAAGATGGTTATTCCCACAAGCCTTGTATGTTCTGAGACATTCTATGGCCTACCAGCTGGAATCAAGATAAAGACATCAGATAGCACACAGAATGTTTTCACTTTTGATGATTCTGAAATTCTCATGATAAATAGCAACAATGGCAAAGGCGCAATATTCCACTCAAACGATGTATTGGGAACCAACCAAATCAAGTCATTTGATCAAATATGGAAAAATGGAATTAAGATAAGCAACTTGGGAGATATGACAAAGAGCGATGCTCAAGAGATACTAAGAGCAATTCAATTAGTAACCCAGAATGGATTAGGTTATGTTTTGAATTCCATGATAAACTCAAAAAATAAGGCATTAGACATTTTGAATTTTTTAAATAAAAATGGAATTGATCTTGAATCAAAGACATTTGATGAAATAACATCCCTTGTAAATTCCACACTTGACATAACATGTTCTGGTCGTCTACGCTACGAATCTAACGCGAATCATTTTGTAATAGAATCCAAGATGAACAGTGGCCATTCTATTCCATGGGCATTACTGCTTGAGGGATATTTGAATAAAAAGGGGGTCAAGACCAAGATGATTTACAATGATCACGTACACAATGGCGAGCGAATTCACATCAAGGTTGATTCCAAAATCAGTATGAGTCCATAG
- the ileS gene encoding isoleucine--tRNA ligase, giving the protein MSLSTDFNPKKIEADVKSALAELDLEKLIFESKNKTRKIAFIEGPPTMNGIPHAGHLRGRIMKDLWYRYMTLRGYKVIFNAGWDTQGLPVELQAEKELGISGGKSHAIESVGIEKIVAECKKIVYRFNEKWVALDKLLGMSFNQQKAYWTYKDEYIEREWKYLKKAQEIGVLSESYKVVAYCPSCQTSLSHAEVNQGYDTVVDPSLYYKVKLHHEDLYLIVWTTMPFTLVTDTMVGLNPDENYVHTKVGNETWLVGEKRLEEFMKEVKIDDYTVTKTVKGSTLEGKKYIHPLLDQIPGLEEFSRSSNFHIAVAENFVDIQTGSGLVHLSPANGEDDFEIASKRAMPIFNPINDEAKFTEKAGVYSGLFVRDADEKIVNSLKEKGALVKIGKIKHQYPLCWRSQHKLLWLARRGFFYFLDRLGDKAVQAAENVEYFFEPPRNRFLEIIKDKHPWCISRERIWGCPLPTWNCKNCKHSKWFFSREEIVKSASDLPDGPNFELHRPWIDNVSIKCEKCGSMMEREQFVLDTWHNSGAAPYASLSDEDYKDNIPALFLTEGIDQTRGWAYTLLIENVIFNNAPIAPFKSFLFQGHVLDKNGNKMSKSKGNVMDAIELLEEHSVDLVRLYFMWKSSPIEPINFSTDELVSRPYQILSTLYHLHLYFKQNSEYDKYDKKHNLRWAEGKSLLKEPEIWILSKLQKLISSVIESQDKCRFHEAARAIDDYLINSVSQVYIPITREELWAEDDSQKERRFAIYATLSEILITLDILLHPICPFITQYLYDSMFANKKNILLEDHPSSQISLTNDKVEEAFDLMKESVSVSSAARMKGKLKRRWPLDKAIICVEPGQKEKLESLSELLRSQLNVEKYEIIELQKSDGLEFVSNLLQKEMPIVPKIELERKKIGPKAKQNMGRLLDKFAQTDSSVIVNDLLKNGAHIFDLEDTKIELLKEDFIIGYSEKEGFAMSSHDYLIVFISTTRNREMLARGMIRDIARRLQVLRKERGYTPTDILESAYIVGLDDESLEMTKEKQSDLSYLVRVKKIIFEDKAKNYKDEDLDGQKIRISIE; this is encoded by the coding sequence ATGTCATTATCAACGGATTTTAACCCAAAAAAAATAGAGGCAGATGTAAAGAGTGCTCTAGCAGAACTTGATCTAGAGAAATTAATTTTTGAGTCAAAAAACAAGACTAGGAAAATCGCATTCATAGAGGGACCGCCAACCATGAATGGAATTCCACACGCGGGACATCTTCGAGGAAGAATAATGAAGGATCTATGGTATAGGTACATGACGTTACGAGGTTACAAAGTAATCTTCAATGCAGGATGGGATACCCAAGGACTTCCCGTTGAATTGCAAGCAGAAAAAGAATTAGGAATTTCAGGAGGCAAATCTCATGCCATTGAATCCGTAGGAATTGAAAAAATAGTTGCAGAGTGTAAAAAAATTGTTTACAGATTTAATGAAAAATGGGTTGCACTTGACAAGCTTCTAGGCATGTCATTTAACCAACAAAAGGCATACTGGACATACAAAGATGAATACATAGAGCGAGAGTGGAAGTATCTCAAAAAGGCCCAAGAGATCGGAGTCTTATCAGAGTCATACAAGGTGGTTGCATACTGTCCCAGCTGTCAGACATCACTGAGTCATGCTGAAGTCAACCAAGGATATGATACAGTAGTAGATCCATCTCTTTACTACAAAGTCAAATTACATCACGAAGATCTTTATCTGATTGTTTGGACCACGATGCCATTCACCTTGGTTACAGATACCATGGTAGGACTAAACCCAGATGAAAATTATGTCCATACAAAAGTAGGAAATGAGACATGGCTGGTTGGTGAAAAAAGATTAGAGGAGTTCATGAAAGAAGTAAAAATTGATGATTATACAGTTACCAAGACTGTGAAAGGCTCTACCCTAGAGGGAAAAAAATACATCCACCCGCTATTAGATCAGATTCCAGGTCTGGAAGAATTTTCAAGATCTTCCAATTTCCACATTGCAGTTGCAGAAAATTTTGTAGATATTCAAACAGGAAGCGGTCTTGTTCACCTCTCCCCTGCCAACGGAGAAGACGATTTCGAGATTGCGTCAAAGAGAGCAATGCCAATTTTCAATCCAATAAACGATGAAGCAAAATTTACAGAAAAAGCAGGAGTATATTCAGGATTATTTGTAAGAGATGCTGATGAAAAAATAGTTAATTCGTTAAAGGAAAAAGGCGCACTTGTGAAAATTGGCAAAATAAAACACCAATATCCATTATGCTGGAGATCACAGCACAAGTTGCTCTGGCTTGCAAGAAGAGGTTTTTTCTATTTTCTTGACAGACTAGGAGACAAGGCAGTACAAGCCGCAGAAAATGTAGAATATTTCTTCGAGCCTCCAAGAAATAGATTTTTGGAAATAATAAAAGACAAACATCCATGGTGTATTTCAAGGGAGCGGATCTGGGGATGTCCACTACCCACATGGAATTGCAAAAACTGTAAACATTCCAAATGGTTTTTCTCAAGAGAGGAGATAGTAAAATCAGCATCGGATCTTCCAGATGGGCCAAATTTTGAGTTGCATAGACCATGGATAGACAACGTATCCATAAAATGTGAAAAGTGTGGAAGTATGATGGAAAGAGAACAATTTGTTTTGGATACATGGCACAACAGTGGTGCTGCACCTTATGCATCACTTTCTGATGAAGACTATAAAGACAACATTCCGGCACTTTTCCTGACCGAGGGAATAGACCAGACACGAGGATGGGCATATACATTATTAATAGAAAACGTAATTTTCAACAACGCGCCCATTGCGCCATTCAAATCATTTTTGTTCCAAGGTCATGTACTTGACAAAAATGGCAACAAGATGAGTAAGAGTAAAGGGAATGTGATGGATGCAATTGAATTGCTTGAAGAACATTCTGTTGATCTGGTGAGATTATACTTTATGTGGAAATCAAGTCCAATTGAGCCAATTAATTTTAGCACTGATGAGCTTGTATCAAGACCATACCAGATACTAAGTACTCTATATCATCTTCATTTGTATTTTAAACAAAATAGTGAGTATGATAAATATGATAAAAAACACAATTTACGATGGGCAGAAGGCAAGAGCCTCTTAAAGGAACCAGAAATTTGGATTTTATCAAAACTGCAGAAATTAATTTCTTCAGTAATAGAATCACAGGATAAATGCAGGTTCCACGAAGCAGCAAGAGCGATAGACGACTATCTGATAAATTCAGTAAGTCAGGTATACATTCCAATCACACGCGAAGAATTGTGGGCAGAAGATGATTCTCAGAAGGAACGAAGATTTGCAATTTACGCCACACTTTCAGAAATACTGATTACACTTGACATACTTTTACATCCAATTTGTCCGTTTATAACGCAATATCTTTATGACTCCATGTTTGCAAATAAAAAAAACATACTTTTGGAAGATCATCCATCATCACAGATTTCTCTTACAAATGATAAAGTTGAGGAAGCATTTGACTTGATGAAGGAATCAGTCTCTGTTTCTTCTGCTGCAAGAATGAAAGGCAAGCTCAAGAGAAGGTGGCCCCTTGACAAGGCAATAATTTGTGTAGAGCCAGGTCAGAAGGAAAAATTAGAATCGCTCTCTGAGCTACTGCGTTCTCAACTTAATGTAGAAAAATATGAGATAATTGAATTACAAAAATCAGACGGACTTGAATTTGTGTCAAATCTGCTACAAAAAGAAATGCCAATCGTTCCAAAGATAGAACTTGAAAGAAAAAAAATTGGACCAAAGGCAAAACAGAATATGGGAAGATTATTAGATAAATTTGCACAGACAGACTCGAGTGTAATCGTAAATGATCTTTTGAAAAATGGTGCACACATATTTGATCTAGAAGATACTAAAATTGAATTATTAAAAGAAGATTTCATAATAGGGTACTCCGAAAAAGAAGGGTTTGCAATGTCAAGCCATGATTACCTAATTGTATTTATCAGTACAACTAGAAATCGTGAGATGTTGGCAAGAGGCATGATAAGAGACATTGCAAGAAGATTACAAGTATTAAGAAAAGAGAGAGGGTACACTCCAACTGATATACTGGAGTCAGCATATATTGTAGGTCTTGATGATGAATCTCTTGAGATGACAAAAGAAAAGCAATCAGATCTTTCATATCTAGTGCGAGTTAAAAAAATAATATTTGAAGACAAGGCAAAAAACTACAAAGATGAAGATTTAGATGGTCAAAAAATTCGAATCTCAATCGAGTAG
- a CDS encoding succinate--CoA ligase subunit beta, producing MRLLEYQAKSLFAEYNIPIPKGLTSTDIVQGRKDAAVLGFPFVIKAQMAVGGRGKAGAIQRCQNVDEFELKYPDIMQKIVKGEKTKAILLEKMADIKKELYLSLFLNRGKRCYTIIASGEGGVEIESVKNQIIHEVGLGNVDAKIAEEVGKKMGLKDKPLTQFVDILQKLAKITIEKEAELAEINPLAVVGDDSVVALDGKVIIDDNAMFRHEELRKFQEISELEERAEKSGFSLVELDGNIAVVGNGAGLVMSTLDMLSDNGGKPACFLDVGGGATTETVYEALTLISKMKKVKGILVNLYGGIVKTTTVATAFIKAYEDKIIDLPVFARMSGAEADKSKEMLKGSRTKMFDTIEEAINAAVIEMNKNG from the coding sequence ATGCGTCTACTAGAGTATCAAGCAAAATCTTTGTTTGCAGAATACAACATTCCAATTCCAAAGGGATTGACATCTACAGACATTGTACAGGGGAGAAAAGACGCCGCAGTGCTTGGATTTCCGTTTGTAATAAAAGCACAGATGGCAGTAGGAGGAAGAGGAAAGGCAGGTGCCATTCAAAGATGTCAAAACGTAGATGAATTTGAGTTAAAATATCCAGACATAATGCAAAAAATAGTCAAGGGAGAAAAAACAAAGGCAATTTTACTTGAAAAAATGGCAGATATTAAAAAAGAACTTTATCTTTCACTATTCTTGAACAGAGGCAAAAGGTGCTATACAATAATTGCATCAGGCGAGGGAGGTGTAGAGATTGAATCCGTCAAGAATCAAATAATTCACGAAGTTGGACTTGGTAACGTTGATGCTAAGATAGCCGAAGAAGTAGGAAAAAAGATGGGACTAAAAGACAAGCCACTGACTCAGTTTGTTGATATTTTACAGAAATTAGCAAAAATTACAATAGAAAAGGAGGCCGAGCTTGCGGAGATCAATCCGCTTGCAGTAGTAGGGGACGATTCAGTTGTTGCCCTAGATGGTAAGGTCATCATAGATGACAATGCAATGTTCAGACACGAGGAATTACGCAAGTTCCAAGAAATCTCTGAGCTTGAAGAGAGGGCAGAAAAGAGTGGATTTTCACTTGTAGAGCTTGATGGAAATATTGCAGTAGTAGGAAATGGTGCAGGTTTAGTCATGTCTACTCTTGACATGCTATCAGACAATGGAGGAAAGCCTGCTTGCTTTTTGGATGTTGGAGGCGGTGCAACTACTGAGACAGTGTATGAGGCACTCACTTTGATTAGTAAAATGAAAAAGGTGAAAGGAATACTTGTAAATCTTTATGGCGGAATTGTCAAGACTACAACAGTTGCAACCGCTTTTATCAAAGCATATGAAGATAAGATAATAGATCTTCCAGTCTTTGCAAGAATGTCAGGCGCAGAAGCAGACAAGTCAAAAGAAATGCTCAAGGGCTCAAGAACAAAAATGTTTGACACCATTGAAGAAGCAATAAATGCGGCAGTAATCGAGATGAATAAAAATGGTTGA
- the sucD gene encoding succinate--CoA ligase subunit alpha, whose protein sequence is MVDLFELLIGNKSDKDYKKKPVIVQGITGKFGAFHTQQMLAYGTNIVAGVTPGKGGQKYERVPIYETMSQAVSATGAKISIIFVPAKFFLSAAVEALESGIKLLIAIPEHVPVKDALTIVDLAKKKDAIVVGPNTPGIIIPGIIKIGIMPAMPFKEGRIAVISRSGTLMYEVSHNLSVANFGQSVCFGIGGDPINGTPLIQAFDIIRDGANIDGIVVVGEIGGDAEEMLAQHIIDTKFDKPVVAYIAGRAAPKEKRMGHAGAIVYGNYGSAESKVSMYAKANVPVAKRPAEVPMLLAGKFEKGRIK, encoded by the coding sequence ATGGTTGATCTTTTTGAATTATTAATTGGTAATAAGAGTGACAAGGATTACAAGAAAAAACCAGTCATCGTACAGGGGATCACAGGAAAGTTTGGTGCATTCCACACACAGCAAATGCTAGCATATGGGACAAATATTGTGGCAGGTGTGACACCGGGCAAGGGGGGACAAAAATATGAAAGAGTTCCAATTTATGAAACAATGAGTCAGGCTGTAAGTGCAACAGGTGCCAAGATTTCAATCATATTTGTTCCAGCAAAATTTTTCTTGTCTGCAGCAGTTGAGGCACTAGAGTCTGGAATAAAATTACTAATAGCCATCCCAGAACATGTCCCAGTAAAAGATGCATTAACAATTGTAGACTTGGCAAAGAAAAAAGACGCCATCGTGGTAGGTCCAAACACTCCAGGAATCATAATTCCTGGAATAATTAAGATAGGAATTATGCCAGCAATGCCTTTCAAGGAAGGAAGAATTGCAGTAATCTCAAGAAGTGGAACTTTGATGTATGAAGTGTCACATAACTTATCTGTTGCAAACTTTGGTCAAAGCGTATGTTTTGGAATAGGTGGAGATCCAATCAACGGCACGCCGTTAATTCAGGCATTTGACATCATACGAGACGGAGCAAATATTGACGGAATTGTAGTAGTAGGCGAAATTGGAGGAGATGCAGAAGAGATGCTTGCGCAACATATCATTGATACCAAATTTGACAAGCCAGTAGTTGCATACATTGCTGGAAGAGCAGCACCAAAAGAAAAGAGAATGGGGCATGCAGGTGCGATCGTTTATGGAAATTACGGTTCTGCCGAATCAAAGGTATCAATGTATGCCAAGGCAAATGTACCAGTTGCCAAGAGGCCTGCTGAAGTACCCATGCTTTTAGCAGGAAAGTTTGAAAAAGGTAGAATCAAATAG
- a CDS encoding 50S ribosomal protein L40e produces MPITDPLKKSIAQKARLHFKVCFSCGAKNPISASRCRKCHNIYLRLKNRTLGIKK; encoded by the coding sequence ATGCCCATAACAGATCCACTGAAAAAATCAATAGCCCAGAAGGCTAGACTTCACTTCAAAGTCTGTTTTTCATGTGGTGCAAAAAATCCGATTAGTGCATCAAGATGTCGCAAATGTCACAACATCTACCTTAGACTAAAGAACAGAACACTGGGAATCAAAAAGTAA
- the tpiA gene encoding triose-phosphate isomerase, with the protein MFIINFKNYDEIAGTKSTRLAKSAAKIAKKHSVKIIVCPPQHLMSEITRISSDVFAQHLDNAKVGSTTGFVIPEIVKKSRITGSLINHSEHRIPSNEIEEIIIRMRELKMTSVVCVQDVNEAWKYSKLNPDYIAIEPPELIGSGKAVSKEKPEVIIDAVKAVKKANNSTQLLCGAGIVSGEDVSRALELGAKGILVASGIVKAKNWEKAIEEFALAFNKK; encoded by the coding sequence ATGTTCATCATCAATTTCAAGAATTATGACGAGATTGCAGGTACAAAGTCAACACGCCTGGCAAAAAGCGCTGCAAAGATTGCAAAAAAACATAGTGTAAAAATTATTGTTTGTCCTCCCCAACATCTCATGTCAGAAATAACCCGAATTTCTTCTGACGTATTTGCACAACATCTTGACAACGCAAAAGTTGGCAGTACAACAGGTTTTGTCATACCTGAAATTGTAAAAAAATCAAGGATTACAGGTTCCCTCATAAATCACAGCGAGCATAGAATACCGTCAAATGAGATCGAGGAGATAATAATTAGAATGAGAGAATTAAAAATGACATCAGTTGTCTGTGTACAAGATGTAAATGAAGCGTGGAAATATTCAAAACTCAACCCAGATTACATCGCAATAGAACCGCCAGAGCTGATAGGTAGTGGCAAGGCAGTCTCCAAAGAAAAACCAGAGGTCATAATAGATGCAGTCAAGGCAGTAAAGAAAGCAAACAATTCTACACAATTGTTATGCGGTGCAGGAATTGTTTCAGGAGAAGATGTGTCACGAGCATTAGAACTTGGAGCAAAAGGAATACTCGTCGCAAGTGGCATTGTAAAAGCAAAGAATTGGGAAAAAGCAATAGAAGAATTTGCTTTAGCGTTCAACAAAAAATAG
- a CDS encoding MscL family protein translates to MAKQEFLGLAIGFIMGTVIGRVVTALVQDLIMPIPSVFIEGGDW, encoded by the coding sequence TTGGCAAAACAGGAGTTTTTGGGTCTAGCCATTGGTTTCATAATGGGCACCGTAATTGGCAGAGTGGTAACTGCACTAGTACAAGATCTCATCATGCCAATCCCTAGCGTATTCATAGAAGGAGGGGACTGGTGA
- a CDS encoding CBS domain-containing protein: MLPRLESIKQARMKIGLTQQKLASLTGVSTSMINQIESGRCQPSYATARKIFEVLWSLESQSSTKAGDICSKEIAKLKAQDSLHDAIKKMQELSISQMPIFEGLDVVGVITEDGIVKHILDNDETERKRIKISEVMDPRPPVVDYNTPVKTLVSLIRYSKCVLVSKQGKIVGIITASDALKLVD; encoded by the coding sequence ATGCTTCCAAGACTTGAATCAATAAAACAGGCAAGAATGAAGATAGGTCTGACTCAACAAAAACTGGCATCACTTACAGGGGTTAGCACTTCAATGATCAACCAGATCGAATCAGGAAGGTGTCAACCAAGTTATGCTACCGCAAGAAAAATATTTGAAGTATTATGGTCTTTAGAAAGTCAGTCATCAACCAAGGCAGGAGATATTTGTAGTAAAGAAATTGCCAAACTCAAGGCCCAAGATTCACTCCATGATGCAATAAAAAAGATGCAGGAATTATCAATCAGTCAGATGCCAATCTTTGAGGGCCTAGATGTAGTTGGCGTGATAACAGAGGACGGTATTGTAAAACATATTTTAGATAATGATGAAACTGAACGAAAAAGGATCAAGATATCAGAGGTAATGGATCCGAGACCCCCAGTTGTTGATTATAACACTCCAGTCAAGACACTTGTATCACTTATAAGATATTCAAAATGTGTGTTGGTGTCAAAACAAGGCAAGATTGTTGGAATAATCACTGCATCTGATGCACTCAAGCTAGTGGACTAG